One part of the Brevundimonas sp. NIBR11 genome encodes these proteins:
- the dut gene encoding dUTP diphosphatase, producing MSTLRILRLPHSEGLALPAYETAGSAGMDLRAAVPEDAPMTLEPGQRALVPTGLKIALEQGWEAQIRPRSGLALKHGISAPNTPGTIDSDYRGEVGVILINLGQEPFVVRRGERIAQMVIAAVAQATVVEVDDLDETARGAGGFGSTGR from the coding sequence TTGAGCACCCTTCGCATCCTGCGTCTGCCCCATTCCGAGGGTCTGGCCTTGCCGGCCTATGAGACCGCCGGCTCGGCCGGGATGGACCTGAGGGCGGCGGTGCCGGAGGATGCGCCGATGACCCTGGAGCCGGGTCAGCGCGCCCTGGTGCCGACGGGTCTGAAGATCGCCCTGGAGCAGGGATGGGAGGCGCAGATCCGGCCGCGCTCGGGCCTGGCCCTCAAGCACGGGATCAGTGCACCGAACACGCCCGGCACCATCGACAGCGACTATCGCGGCGAGGTCGGGGTCATCCTGATCAACCTGGGACAGGAGCCGTTCGTCGTCAGACGGGGCGAGCGGATCGCCCAGATGGTCATCGCCGCCGTGGCCCAGGCGACGGTGGTCGAGGTCGACGATCTGGACGAGACGGCGCGCGGCGCGGGCGGCTTCGGGTCGACCGGGCGATAG
- the coaBC gene encoding bifunctional phosphopantothenoylcysteine decarboxylase/phosphopantothenate--cysteine ligase CoaBC yields MSSATLMNRKILLIVGGGIAAYKALELVRLLKKAGCEVQAILTQSGAEFVTPLSLAALTGNPVRMGLFHPDEETAMGHIELSRWADLVVVAPATAGLIAKAANGLADDLASTTLLATDKKTLLAPAMNVRMWLHPAVQANVERLKGFDGFHGMAVVGPDEGEMACGEFGPGRMAEPAAILEAIEGLLAGPDGRALAGRKAVVTAGPTFEPIDPVRGLTNRSSGKQGYAIAAALAARGAEVTLVSGPTDLALPMGVTRIDVETAMEMKAATEGALPADIAVLSAAVADWRVDTVAGGKIKKAPGGPPTLALIENPDILAGIAKPGPKRPKLVIGFAAETTDLEANARSKLSRKGCDWIVGNDVSGHVFGADGNTVLLVTKDGSDPWPRLSKTEVAARLADRIADYFSSMA; encoded by the coding sequence ATGTCCAGCGCGACCCTGATGAACCGGAAGATCCTGCTGATCGTCGGCGGCGGCATCGCGGCCTACAAGGCGTTGGAACTCGTGAGGCTGCTGAAGAAGGCGGGCTGCGAGGTGCAGGCGATCCTCACCCAGAGCGGAGCCGAGTTCGTGACGCCCCTGTCGTTGGCGGCCCTGACCGGCAATCCGGTGCGGATGGGGCTGTTCCATCCCGACGAAGAGACGGCCATGGGGCATATCGAGCTGTCTCGCTGGGCCGATCTGGTGGTCGTGGCGCCGGCGACGGCGGGGCTGATCGCCAAGGCGGCGAACGGATTGGCTGACGATTTGGCGTCGACGACCCTACTGGCTACGGACAAGAAGACGCTGCTGGCCCCGGCGATGAACGTGCGGATGTGGCTGCATCCGGCGGTGCAGGCGAACGTGGAGCGGCTGAAGGGGTTCGACGGGTTCCACGGCATGGCGGTGGTCGGGCCCGACGAGGGCGAGATGGCGTGCGGCGAGTTCGGGCCCGGCCGGATGGCGGAGCCGGCGGCGATCCTTGAGGCGATCGAGGGGCTGCTGGCCGGACCGGATGGGCGCGCGCTGGCGGGGCGGAAGGCCGTGGTCACGGCGGGACCGACCTTCGAGCCGATCGACCCGGTGCGGGGCCTGACCAATCGCTCGAGCGGGAAACAGGGCTATGCGATCGCGGCGGCCCTGGCCGCGCGGGGGGCCGAGGTGACGCTGGTGTCGGGGCCGACGGATCTGGCGCTTCCGATGGGGGTGACCCGGATCGACGTCGAGACGGCGATGGAGATGAAGGCGGCGACGGAAGGCGCTCTCCCGGCGGACATCGCGGTGCTGTCGGCGGCGGTGGCCGACTGGCGCGTGGATACGGTCGCGGGCGGCAAGATCAAGAAGGCGCCGGGCGGGCCGCCGACGCTGGCCCTGATCGAGAACCCGGACATCCTGGCGGGGATCGCCAAGCCGGGACCGAAACGGCCGAAGCTGGTGATCGGCTTCGCGGCCGAGACGACCGATCTAGAGGCCAATGCCCGGTCGAAGCTGTCGAGGAAGGGCTGCGACTGGATCGTCGGCAACGACGTCTCGGGTCATGTGTTCGGGGCGGACGGCAATACGGTGCTGCTGGTCACCAAGGACGGCTCCGACCCTTGGCCGCGTCTGTCCAAGACCGAGGTGGCCGCGCGACTGGCCGACCGGATCGCCGATTATTTCTCCTCCATGGCCTGA
- a CDS encoding RNA-binding protein: protein MSLRDATIDRERRDLVTHQAMDESRLIRFVAGPDGMVAPDLGRKLPGRGMWVEASRASVDAAVKKNLFSRSAKTQLKPSADLADTVETLLVRRCLDQLGLARREGVLISGFEKSAAAIRSGKAAWLIEASDGAADGRGKLVALARHQTTKVCGAFSADDLSLALGLENAIHAVLLHGGRADRWTIEVERLAGFRSLRPAAWDLDHPGAGGGKGSDEDPKDEPERAD from the coding sequence ATGAGCCTTCGCGACGCGACGATCGATAGAGAGCGCCGGGACCTGGTCACCCACCAGGCCATGGATGAATCTCGACTGATCCGTTTCGTCGCCGGGCCGGACGGCATGGTGGCCCCGGACCTGGGCAGGAAACTGCCGGGGCGGGGAATGTGGGTGGAGGCGTCGCGCGCCTCCGTCGACGCGGCCGTGAAGAAGAATCTGTTCTCACGCTCGGCCAAGACCCAGCTGAAACCGTCGGCGGACCTCGCCGACACGGTCGAAACCTTGCTTGTCCGGCGTTGTCTGGACCAGCTGGGTCTTGCCCGGCGCGAAGGCGTGCTTATCTCGGGCTTCGAGAAATCCGCCGCGGCGATCCGCTCGGGCAAGGCCGCCTGGCTGATCGAGGCCTCGGACGGGGCCGCCGACGGACGCGGAAAACTCGTCGCCCTGGCCCGACATCAGACGACCAAGGTCTGCGGCGCGTTCAGCGCGGATGATTTGAGTTTGGCCCTCGGGCTGGAAAATGCGATACACGCCGTCTTGCTGCATGGCGGCAGAGCCGATCGCTGGACCATCGAGGTCGAACGACTGGCGGGATTTCGATCGCTTCGGCCTGCGGCCTGGGACCTGGATCATCCAGGCGCCGGCGGCGGGAAGGGGTCGGACGAGGACCCGAAGGACGAGCCTGAACGGGCGGATTGA
- a CDS encoding helix-turn-helix transcriptional regulator, with product MTKDSVEAEEARDRPKTRHIDVLLGQRVRLVRDAKPVSREDMADYLGVSVATIQRYENGSQRIAAARLWQICRRLDVKLAHLFAGLPHQVMTDGGVAEERRSTFDREDGRAKTLVLLAKAVGKLPADRLEIAVPVVKALKPNRKR from the coding sequence ATGACGAAGGATTCTGTCGAGGCCGAAGAAGCCAGAGACCGGCCCAAGACACGGCATATCGACGTGCTTCTCGGTCAGCGTGTCCGCCTCGTTCGCGACGCCAAACCCGTATCTCGCGAAGACATGGCGGACTACCTCGGGGTCTCCGTAGCCACGATCCAGCGATATGAAAACGGCAGTCAACGGATAGCGGCGGCGCGGCTTTGGCAGATTTGTCGGCGACTCGACGTGAAACTGGCTCACCTGTTCGCCGGCTTGCCTCACCAAGTCATGACGGACGGTGGCGTGGCCGAGGAACGTCGATCGACATTTGATCGCGAGGACGGCCGAGCGAAGACTTTGGTTCTTCTGGCCAAGGCGGTGGGCAAACTACCGGCGGATCGGCTCGAAATCGCCGTTCCAGTCGTGAAGGCTTTGAAGCCAAATCGGAAGCGGTAG
- a CDS encoding helix-turn-helix domain-containing protein → MGRGVGEDGPHPVDRHVGRRVCEKRISLGYNQSDLGRALGLTFQQIQKYEKGANRISASKLWDIARFFKVDVGYFFQGLGAQPGMAEGEAGAATFDHEFPSTRYTIEIARLAPQLSSRQQKLALDMIREMTGKPEEG, encoded by the coding sequence ATGGGTAGAGGTGTCGGCGAGGACGGGCCCCATCCGGTGGACCGCCATGTGGGCAGACGGGTGTGCGAAAAGCGCATCAGCCTGGGCTACAATCAAAGCGATCTCGGTCGCGCACTGGGCCTGACCTTCCAGCAGATCCAGAAGTACGAGAAGGGCGCCAACCGCATCTCGGCCTCCAAGCTCTGGGACATCGCCCGCTTCTTCAAGGTCGATGTCGGATACTTCTTCCAGGGCCTCGGCGCTCAGCCAGGGATGGCGGAAGGCGAGGCCGGCGCCGCGACCTTCGACCACGAGTTTCCGTCGACCCGCTACACCATCGAGATTGCCCGTCTGGCGCCCCAACTTTCCAGCCGTCAGCAGAAACTGGCGCTTGACATGATCCGGGAAATGACCGGCAAGCCGGAAGAGGGCTGA
- the nusA gene encoding transcription termination factor NusA, translating to MAVTGISANRLELLQIANAVAQEKNIDREIVIEALEEAIQKGAKSRYGAHHDIRARIDPKTGELALTRHVTIVEDDWMPEDELEEFNDSAMVRLTDASKRDPEAVVGKEYVEDLPPFEFGRVQTQMARQVITGKVREAERANQYEEFKDRVGEIVNGTVKRVEYGNTIVDLGRGEGIMRRDQSIPREVFNIGDRIRTYIYDVRPEAKGPQIMLSRAHPGFMAKLFAQEVPEVYDGVIEIRAAARDAGSRAKMAVLSNDSSIDPVGACVGMRGSRVQAVVAELQGEKIDIIQWNPDEPTFIVNALAPAEVSKVVLDEEADRVEVVVPDEQLSLAIGRRGQNVRLASQLTGWQIDIITESQDSERRQREFTERTQLFQEALDVDEVIAQLLVTEGFATVEDLAFVESYEVAEIEGFDEDTAEELQARARDYLEKQAAILDAKRVELGVLDEVLSVPGVTLPIAVALGEGGVKTVEDLADLATDEIRGGYEMKNGERTKVAGVLEAFNLAQEDAELLILQARVAAGWIDASELPQPEPEYEEEYAEGEYDPEAVFDAPEAEDAAPQDADDAEVEDDLEPTQDA from the coding sequence ATGGCCGTGACCGGTATTTCCGCCAATCGCCTGGAACTCCTCCAGATCGCCAATGCGGTCGCCCAGGAAAAGAACATCGACCGCGAGATCGTGATCGAAGCCCTGGAAGAAGCCATCCAGAAGGGCGCCAAGTCGCGCTACGGCGCCCATCACGACATCCGCGCCCGGATCGACCCGAAGACGGGCGAACTGGCCCTGACCCGTCACGTCACCATCGTCGAGGACGACTGGATGCCGGAAGACGAGCTGGAGGAATTCAACGACTCGGCCATGGTTCGCCTGACCGACGCCTCCAAGCGCGATCCGGAAGCCGTGGTCGGCAAGGAATATGTCGAGGACCTGCCGCCGTTCGAGTTCGGCCGCGTCCAGACGCAGATGGCCCGTCAGGTCATCACCGGAAAGGTCCGCGAGGCCGAGCGCGCCAACCAGTACGAAGAGTTCAAGGACCGCGTCGGCGAGATCGTCAACGGCACCGTCAAGCGCGTCGAATACGGCAACACCATCGTCGATCTGGGCAGGGGCGAAGGCATCATGCGCCGCGACCAGTCGATCCCGCGCGAGGTGTTCAACATCGGCGACCGGATCCGCACCTACATCTATGACGTCCGTCCGGAGGCCAAGGGCCCGCAGATCATGCTGTCCAGAGCCCACCCGGGCTTCATGGCCAAGCTGTTCGCCCAGGAAGTGCCCGAGGTCTACGACGGCGTGATCGAAATCCGCGCCGCCGCCCGCGACGCCGGTTCGCGCGCCAAGATGGCCGTCCTGTCGAACGACAGCTCCATCGATCCCGTCGGCGCCTGCGTCGGCATGCGCGGCTCGCGCGTCCAGGCGGTCGTGGCCGAGCTGCAGGGCGAGAAGATCGACATCATCCAGTGGAACCCGGATGAGCCGACCTTCATCGTCAACGCCCTGGCCCCGGCCGAAGTCTCCAAGGTCGTGCTCGACGAAGAAGCCGACCGCGTGGAAGTGGTCGTGCCTGACGAGCAGCTGTCGCTGGCCATCGGCCGTCGCGGCCAGAACGTCCGTCTCGCCTCCCAGCTGACCGGCTGGCAGATCGACATCATTACCGAGTCGCAGGATTCGGAGCGCCGCCAGCGCGAGTTCACCGAACGCACCCAGCTGTTCCAGGAAGCCCTGGACGTGGACGAGGTCATCGCCCAACTGCTGGTCACCGAAGGCTTCGCCACGGTGGAAGACCTGGCCTTCGTGGAATCCTACGAAGTCGCCGAGATCGAAGGCTTCGACGAGGACACCGCCGAGGAACTGCAGGCCCGCGCCCGCGACTACCTCGAGAAACAGGCCGCCATCCTGGACGCCAAACGCGTCGAGCTGGGCGTGCTGGACGAAGTCCTGTCGGTTCCGGGCGTGACCCTGCCGATCGCCGTCGCCCTGGGCGAGGGCGGCGTGAAGACGGTCGAGGATCTGGCCGATCTGGCCACCGACGAGATCCGTGGCGGCTACGAGATGAAGAACGGCGAGCGGACGAAGGTCGCCGGCGTGCTGGAAGCCTTCAACCTGGCCCAGGAAGACGCCGAACTGCTGATCCTGCAGGCCCGTGTCGCCGCCGGCTGGATCGACGCCTCGGAACTGCCGCAGCCCGAGCCGGAATACGAGGAAGAGTACGCCGAGGGTGAATACGACCCCGAGGCCGTGTTCGACGCGCCGGAAGCCGAAGACGCCGCCCCCCAAGACGCTGATGACGCCGAGGTCGAAGACGACCTCGAGCCGACCCAAGACGCGTGA
- a CDS encoding DUF2459 domain-containing protein has translation MRTVRAFLLAGLLGLIVALWTWTRPADPALSRVENGGIAVHVLNNGFHTDIAVPRAALEAGGGPLAEASRSVGTGDWILIGWGDAKFFVDQSPMEGRIPDGLRAFFRPGNASVVMLDPQTGDPARRFDAGSRRTLILSPEAFAGLRGRVEDSLTLTQGRPRLSKARDGDGAHFFASREHFWIGYLCNSWTARVLNAAGLPVRPLRSVTAGEVIAAVDRSGRAPLSSAGAR, from the coding sequence ATGCGGACGGTGAGGGCGTTCCTTCTGGCGGGCTTGCTGGGACTGATCGTCGCCCTGTGGACCTGGACCCGACCGGCCGATCCGGCCCTGTCACGGGTCGAGAACGGCGGGATCGCCGTCCATGTGCTCAACAATGGATTCCATACCGACATCGCCGTCCCGCGCGCGGCGCTGGAGGCCGGGGGGGGACCTCTGGCCGAGGCGTCACGGTCGGTCGGGACCGGGGACTGGATCCTGATCGGCTGGGGCGATGCGAAATTCTTCGTCGACCAGTCGCCGATGGAGGGTCGGATTCCCGATGGACTGCGCGCCTTCTTCCGCCCCGGCAACGCTTCGGTCGTGATGCTGGACCCGCAGACCGGCGATCCGGCGCGGCGGTTCGATGCGGGCAGTCGTCGCACCCTGATCCTGTCGCCCGAGGCGTTCGCCGGATTGCGCGGCCGGGTGGAGGACTCGCTGACCCTGACGCAAGGCCGCCCCCGCCTGTCCAAGGCTCGGGACGGCGACGGCGCCCATTTCTTCGCCAGCCGCGAGCACTTCTGGATCGGATATCTGTGCAACAGCTGGACCGCGCGGGTGTTGAATGCGGCGGGACTGCCTGTCCGCCCGCTGCGCTCGGTGACCGCCGGAGAGGTCATCGCCGCCGTGGATCGCTCGGGACGTGCCCCGCTCTCGTCCGCCGGAGCCCGATAG
- a CDS encoding S-type pyocin family protein has protein sequence MRIWMTAGAMVAALFLTACGNGDSAVETRDRAADTAPVALTSTTAVAASPAETQPKTVVTANRRETVDEKVQRLYERNGADFDARSAEDFLQKVTAFTSRPPSGTETASRPNGDTLLYQASTNTFAVVARDGTPRTMFKPDEGPAYWAAQKAAAPTFGRRRSEN, from the coding sequence ATGCGGATCTGGATGACGGCGGGGGCCATGGTGGCGGCCCTGTTCCTTACGGCGTGCGGCAATGGGGATTCGGCGGTAGAGACCCGCGACCGAGCAGCCGATACGGCCCCGGTGGCCCTGACTTCGACGACTGCCGTCGCCGCAAGTCCGGCCGAGACGCAACCGAAAACAGTGGTGACGGCCAACCGTCGCGAGACCGTCGATGAGAAGGTCCAGCGCCTCTACGAGCGCAACGGCGCCGACTTCGACGCGCGCTCGGCCGAAGATTTCCTGCAGAAGGTCACTGCATTCACCAGCCGCCCGCCTTCGGGCACGGAGACGGCGTCCCGCCCCAACGGCGACACCCTGCTCTACCAGGCGTCAACCAACACCTTTGCCGTGGTGGCTCGCGACGGCACGCCCCGCACCATGTTCAAGCCGGATGAAGGCCCCGCCTATTGGGCCGCGCAAAAGGCCGCCGCCCCAACCTTCGGCCGGAGGCGGTCAGAGAACTGA
- the infB gene encoding translation initiation factor IF-2 has protein sequence MSDENDKTNDGQQPQAPTGTPSTTGPRAPLSLKPRAVGSVSTGTVRQSFSHGRTKTVVVETKRRPGAPAGGGHQRPQGFDVARPRQDGSRPEAGAPQASAPRPQVSQPAGGRLSNEEQEARRRAIEMATQAQAERAAAQAAEQARRDAAARDAAAATAAAASAAQAEAAAARAAAEAARAEAAKLAAAAPAPAPAKPAARAPAAPTPAPAAPVAAAPEPVPAPTPVPVRPAPPARPVVNFGQRVPKAPNPARAPIDRPAFGGRSAREEAMGGGEKSYTDRPTPSARPSAPARPAEPVRYSALTPRPAPGATRPGGARTGPGGRPAPNAPPAEPNVLRPARAPGTGFARPGKPEDDRDKRFSDAGKAVSRTRGEPKRREGRLTIQSVAGDGDTAERMRSLASVRRAREREKEKRKGGSTDAPNRPREVVIPDVITVGELANRMAVRGVDIVKFLMRQGMMVKITDVIDTDTAELVADEYGMTVKRVSESDVEEGFLSDAIDDDATTPRAPVVAIMGHVDHGKTSLLDALRTTDVAAGEAGGITQHIGAYQVKTPSGQAVTFLDTPGHAAFSAMRTRGANVTDIVILVVAADDGVMPQTIESIQHAKAAGAPIIVAVNKIDKPDADPQKVVNELLQYEIIGEALGGDTQIVEVSAKARTNLDGLIEAILLQAEVMDLKADPDRSAEGVVIEAKLDKGRGPVATVLVKRGTLKRGDIVVAGSAWGKVRALLDERNAQLTEAGPSVPVEILGLDEAPSPGEPLAVVDSEARARELTEYRARVKREKATGGINQVSLVDMMSKLGSKKISELPVVIKSDVQGSSEAIQGSLEKMGNEEVRARVVYSGAGGITESDVQLAKSAGAPILGFNVRASKQARDLADREGVEIRYYSIIYDLLDDMKGVLSGMLAPLQRETFLGNAAVLQVFDISKTGKIAGCRVSEGVVRKGAKVRIIRDDIVVLELGTLQTLKRFKDEVNEVPSGQECGMHFQGFQDIKVGDYIECFTVEEVKRSL, from the coding sequence ATGAGCGACGAGAACGACAAGACCAACGACGGCCAACAGCCTCAGGCCCCCACTGGAACCCCGTCGACGACGGGACCGCGGGCGCCGCTGAGCCTGAAGCCGCGCGCCGTGGGATCGGTTTCGACCGGCACCGTGCGCCAGAGCTTCAGCCATGGCCGCACCAAGACGGTGGTCGTCGAGACCAAGCGTCGTCCGGGGGCTCCGGCAGGCGGCGGCCACCAGCGTCCGCAGGGCTTCGACGTGGCCAGGCCTCGTCAGGATGGGTCGCGTCCCGAAGCCGGCGCGCCCCAAGCGTCGGCTCCGCGCCCGCAGGTCTCGCAGCCCGCCGGCGGTCGCCTGTCCAACGAGGAGCAGGAAGCCCGTCGCCGCGCCATCGAGATGGCGACCCAAGCCCAGGCCGAGCGCGCCGCCGCCCAAGCCGCCGAACAGGCGCGCCGCGACGCCGCCGCACGTGACGCCGCCGCTGCGACCGCCGCCGCCGCCAGCGCCGCCCAGGCCGAGGCGGCCGCCGCCCGCGCCGCCGCCGAGGCCGCCCGCGCTGAAGCCGCCAAGCTCGCCGCCGCTGCGCCTGCGCCCGCGCCGGCCAAGCCCGCCGCCCGGGCGCCGGCCGCCCCGACCCCGGCGCCCGCCGCTCCGGTCGCCGCCGCGCCCGAGCCGGTCCCGGCGCCCACGCCTGTTCCGGTTCGCCCGGCGCCGCCCGCCCGCCCGGTCGTCAACTTCGGCCAGCGCGTGCCCAAGGCGCCGAACCCGGCGCGCGCCCCGATAGACCGTCCCGCTTTCGGCGGTCGTTCGGCCCGTGAAGAGGCCATGGGCGGCGGGGAGAAATCCTATACCGATCGTCCGACCCCGTCGGCGCGTCCTTCGGCCCCGGCCCGTCCGGCCGAGCCGGTCCGCTATTCTGCCCTGACGCCGCGTCCGGCGCCCGGTGCGACCCGCCCCGGCGGCGCCCGCACGGGTCCCGGCGGTCGTCCGGCCCCGAACGCGCCTCCGGCCGAGCCGAACGTCCTGCGTCCCGCCCGCGCACCCGGCACGGGCTTCGCCCGCCCCGGCAAGCCGGAGGACGATCGCGACAAGCGTTTCTCGGACGCCGGCAAGGCGGTCAGCCGCACGCGCGGCGAGCCCAAGCGGCGAGAGGGGCGTCTGACCATTCAGTCCGTGGCCGGCGACGGCGACACGGCCGAGCGGATGCGTTCGCTGGCCTCGGTCCGTCGCGCTCGCGAGCGTGAAAAGGAAAAGCGCAAGGGCGGCTCGACCGACGCGCCGAACCGTCCGCGCGAGGTCGTCATTCCCGACGTCATCACCGTGGGCGAACTGGCCAATCGTATGGCCGTGCGCGGCGTCGACATCGTCAAATTCCTGATGCGTCAGGGCATGATGGTGAAGATCACCGACGTGATCGACACCGACACCGCCGAACTGGTGGCCGACGAATACGGCATGACCGTCAAGCGCGTGTCTGAGTCCGACGTCGAAGAGGGCTTCCTGTCCGACGCGATCGACGACGACGCGACCACGCCGCGCGCGCCGGTCGTGGCCATCATGGGCCACGTCGACCATGGCAAGACCTCATTGCTGGACGCGCTGCGCACCACCGACGTGGCGGCTGGCGAGGCCGGCGGCATCACCCAGCACATCGGCGCCTATCAGGTGAAGACGCCGTCTGGCCAAGCTGTGACCTTCCTCGACACCCCGGGCCACGCGGCGTTCAGCGCCATGCGGACCCGCGGCGCCAACGTCACCGACATCGTCATCCTGGTGGTGGCGGCCGACGACGGCGTCATGCCTCAGACGATCGAGAGCATCCAGCACGCCAAGGCGGCCGGCGCGCCGATCATCGTGGCCGTCAACAAGATCGACAAGCCGGACGCCGATCCGCAGAAGGTCGTCAACGAGCTGCTGCAATACGAAATCATCGGCGAAGCCCTGGGCGGCGACACCCAGATCGTCGAGGTCTCGGCCAAGGCGCGCACCAACCTGGACGGCTTGATCGAGGCCATTCTGCTGCAGGCCGAGGTCATGGACCTGAAGGCCGATCCGGATCGCTCTGCGGAAGGCGTGGTCATCGAGGCCAAGCTGGACAAGGGCCGAGGCCCGGTCGCCACCGTCCTGGTCAAGCGCGGCACCCTGAAGCGCGGCGATATCGTCGTGGCCGGCTCCGCCTGGGGCAAGGTCCGCGCCCTGCTGGACGAACGCAACGCCCAGCTGACCGAGGCCGGCCCGTCGGTTCCGGTCGAGATCCTGGGTCTGGACGAGGCGCCGTCGCCCGGCGAACCGCTGGCCGTGGTGGATTCCGAGGCCCGCGCCCGCGAGCTGACCGAGTACCGCGCCCGCGTGAAGCGCGAGAAGGCCACCGGCGGCATCAACCAGGTCAGCCTGGTCGACATGATGTCCAAGCTGGGTTCCAAGAAGATCTCGGAACTGCCGGTCGTCATCAAATCGGACGTTCAGGGCTCGAGCGAGGCCATCCAGGGCTCGCTCGAGAAGATGGGCAACGAGGAAGTTCGCGCCCGCGTCGTCTATTCCGGCGCTGGCGGCATCACCGAGAGCGACGTCCAGTTGGCCAAGTCGGCCGGGGCCCCGATCCTGGGCTTCAACGTCCGTGCGTCGAAACAGGCGCGCGACCTGGCCGACCGCGAAGGCGTCGAGATCCGCTACTACTCGATCATCTACGATCTTCTGGACGACATGAAGGGCGTGCTCTCGGGCATGCTGGCTCCGCTGCAACGGGAAACATTCCTGGGCAACGCGGCCGTGCTTCAGGTCTTCGACATCTCCAAGACCGGCAAGATCGCCGGCTGCCGGGTGTCCGAGGGCGTGGTCCGCAAGGGCGCGAAGGTCCGGATCATCCGCGACGACATCGTGGTGCTGGAACTGGGTACGCTACAGACCCTCAAGCGCTTCAAGGACGAGGTCAACGAGGTCCCGTCGGGCCAGGAGTGCGGCATGCATTTCCAGGGCTTCCAGGATATCAAGGTCGGCGACTACATCGAGTGCTTCACCGTCGAAGAGGTCAAGCGGTCTCTCTAA
- the rimP gene encoding ribosome maturation factor RimP: MRAKTVEDRQILELIDPIAESIGLEIVRVRLMGGTLRRRLQVMAERPSDNDIDVGECARLSRAMSEVLDVADPIAGEYLLEVSSPGIDRPLTRLKDFDLFEGLEARLETDRMVEGRKRFKGIVAGVDGENIAIDLDGEDDTALIPFDWLVDAKLVMNDALLKRGAAIRAARGEPEDDGLPEGAPEDKNNTTKTSEDDA, translated from the coding sequence TTGCGCGCCAAGACCGTCGAAGACCGGCAGATCCTGGAGCTGATCGATCCCATCGCGGAATCGATCGGTCTGGAGATCGTGCGCGTGCGCCTGATGGGCGGGACGCTGCGTCGCCGGCTTCAGGTCATGGCCGAGCGTCCGTCGGATAACGACATCGACGTCGGCGAATGCGCCCGTCTGAGCCGCGCCATGTCCGAGGTTCTGGACGTCGCCGATCCGATCGCAGGCGAATATCTGCTGGAAGTCTCGTCGCCCGGCATCGACCGGCCGCTGACCCGGCTGAAGGATTTCGACCTGTTCGAGGGTCTGGAGGCGCGTCTGGAGACCGACCGGATGGTCGAGGGCCGCAAACGCTTCAAGGGTATCGTCGCCGGCGTCGACGGCGAGAACATCGCCATCGACCTGGACGGCGAGGACGACACCGCCCTGATCCCGTTCGACTGGCTGGTGGACGCCAAGCTGGTCATGAACGACGCCCTTCTGAAGCGCGGGGCCGCGATCCGCGCCGCGCGGGGCGAACCCGAAGACGACGGCCTGCCGGAAGGTGCGCCGGAAGACAAAAACAACACCACCAAGACTTCTGAGGACGACGCCTGA
- the rbfA gene encoding 30S ribosome-binding factor RbfA gives MGKQHTRNASGPVGPSQRQLRAGELIRHALVEVLREEEIHDEALKGVSITLTEVRLSPDLKHATCFVEPLGAGVDTADTAGHEAEIIKALNVHAKFLRGQLGRHIDMKFTPDLRFRHDESFDAASRIDALFDDPRVRADLERREDDGSDED, from the coding sequence ATGGGCAAGCAACACACCCGTAACGCGTCAGGCCCGGTCGGCCCCTCGCAACGTCAGCTCCGCGCCGGCGAACTGATCCGCCACGCCCTGGTCGAGGTGCTGCGCGAGGAGGAAATCCACGACGAGGCGCTGAAGGGGGTGTCGATCACCCTGACCGAGGTGCGTCTGTCGCCTGACCTGAAGCACGCGACCTGTTTCGTGGAACCGCTGGGCGCCGGCGTCGATACGGCCGACACGGCGGGGCATGAGGCCGAGATCATCAAGGCGCTGAACGTCCACGCCAAGTTCCTGCGCGGCCAGCTGGGTCGCCACATCGACATGAAGTTCACGCCGGACCTGCGTTTCCGCCACGACGAGAGCTTCGACGCCGCCAGCCGCATCGACGCCCTGTTCGACGACCCGCGCGTGCGGGCCGACCTGGAACGCCGCGAAGACGACGGTTCAGATGAGGACTAA